One genomic segment of Streptomyces liangshanensis includes these proteins:
- a CDS encoding sensor histidine kinase has protein sequence MDAISGLREDLFHDAFAYRPLEPRRTDGPITRRLPGRIREYSAWLPHGVIVLGALIVALVGVSDEQSLLGLLPAVPLLMTLVRPVGAWWLSLAVSAVLSILGGSYDNWPWTPGAFAGYLFVITVVAIRTRPRTAAWLWVLTAVYATFAAIFLGGYAGGATSAPMLFLSALVLLTVTVLHVRREAEQEVAIQQSVTAVERDRRTLLEERTTIARELHDVVAHHMSVVAIQAEAAPYRVENPPPELEKAFATIRENAVAALTELRRVLGVVRAEDYQAPDAPQPTLADLDGLLGNVRDAGLTVEKTVTGAVRELPQGVELSAYRIVQEALSNALRHAPGSTARVEISYVLGGLGLRIVNTPPRGLVKPSPGAGHGITGMRERVTMLNGEMTADLQEDGGYEVAAFIPVAAVKDGEAA, from the coding sequence ATGGACGCCATCAGCGGCCTGCGCGAGGACCTCTTCCACGACGCCTTCGCCTACCGCCCGCTCGAACCCAGGCGGACGGACGGCCCGATCACCCGCCGGCTGCCCGGCCGGATACGGGAGTACTCCGCGTGGCTGCCGCACGGCGTGATCGTGCTGGGCGCGCTGATCGTCGCCCTGGTCGGGGTGTCCGACGAACAGTCGCTCCTCGGCCTCCTCCCCGCCGTCCCGCTGCTGATGACGCTGGTCAGGCCGGTCGGCGCCTGGTGGCTGTCCCTCGCGGTCTCCGCCGTGCTGAGCATCCTCGGCGGGAGCTACGACAACTGGCCCTGGACGCCGGGCGCCTTCGCCGGGTACCTCTTCGTGATCACCGTCGTCGCGATCCGGACCCGGCCGCGCACCGCCGCCTGGCTGTGGGTGCTCACGGCGGTGTACGCGACCTTCGCCGCGATCTTCCTCGGCGGGTACGCCGGAGGCGCCACCTCCGCCCCCATGCTCTTCCTCTCCGCTCTGGTCCTCCTCACCGTCACCGTGCTCCACGTCCGCCGCGAGGCGGAGCAGGAGGTCGCGATCCAGCAGAGCGTCACCGCCGTCGAGCGCGACCGGCGCACGCTGCTGGAGGAGCGCACCACCATCGCCCGCGAACTGCACGACGTCGTCGCCCACCACATGTCGGTCGTCGCGATCCAGGCGGAGGCGGCCCCGTACCGGGTGGAGAATCCGCCCCCGGAGCTGGAGAAGGCCTTCGCCACGATCCGCGAGAACGCCGTCGCCGCGCTGACCGAGCTGCGCCGCGTCCTCGGGGTCGTACGCGCCGAGGACTACCAGGCGCCCGACGCCCCGCAGCCCACGCTCGCCGACCTGGACGGGCTGCTGGGCAATGTGCGGGACGCCGGGCTGACCGTGGAGAAGACGGTGACGGGCGCGGTACGGGAGCTGCCGCAGGGCGTCGAGCTGTCGGCGTACCGGATCGTCCAGGAGGCCCTGAGCAACGCGCTGCGGCACGCGCCGGGGTCGACGGCGCGGGTGGAGATCAGTTACGTGCTCGGCGGGCTCGGGCTGCGGATCGTCAACACCCCGCCGCGCGGGCTGGTGAAGCCGTCGCCGGGGGCGGGTCACGGCATCACGGGGATGCGGGAGCGTGTGACGATGCTGAACGGCGAGATGACCGCGGATCTCCAGGAGGACGGCGGCTACGAGGTCGCGGCGTTCATCCCGGTGGCCGCCGTGAAGGACGGGGAAGCGGCGTGA
- a CDS encoding alpha/beta hydrolase translates to MPDPGAHDPVVRDAAETESAFSHPVVPPDATAAYGDHPDQVIDFYAPRGNQERVPLVVVFHGGAWRARYDRAHMTPFADFLARRGFAVANVEYRRGPGLPHQGTGTPQPDDRPAAGRWPETFDDVAAAMDALPALVTAAVPQADARRIVVTGHSAGGHLALWASSRHVLPEGSPWRLPQPPPLRGVVALAPIADLARAVELDVCGGAIVQLLGGDEHFAERRASADPAALLPTGIATAVVQGRTDLTVPYEVAEAYVDAAAKAGETVGLTVLPDVGHFPLIDPAADACAVVAEEIAQLAW, encoded by the coding sequence ATGCCGGACCCCGGCGCGCACGATCCCGTGGTTCGTGACGCAGCAGAGACCGAGTCGGCCTTCTCCCACCCGGTCGTCCCGCCCGACGCCACCGCCGCGTACGGCGACCACCCCGACCAGGTGATCGACTTCTACGCGCCCCGGGGCAACCAGGAACGGGTCCCGCTCGTCGTGGTGTTCCACGGCGGCGCGTGGCGGGCGCGGTACGACCGCGCGCACATGACGCCGTTCGCCGACTTCCTGGCGCGCCGGGGGTTCGCCGTCGCCAACGTCGAGTACCGGCGGGGTCCCGGCCTCCCGCACCAGGGCACCGGCACGCCCCAGCCCGACGACCGCCCCGCGGCGGGCCGCTGGCCGGAGACGTTCGACGACGTGGCCGCCGCGATGGACGCGCTGCCCGCGCTGGTCACGGCCGCCGTACCGCAGGCCGACGCGCGCCGCATCGTGGTGACCGGCCACTCCGCGGGCGGCCACCTCGCGCTGTGGGCGTCGTCCCGCCACGTACTGCCCGAGGGGTCGCCGTGGCGGCTCCCGCAGCCGCCGCCGCTGCGCGGGGTCGTGGCGCTCGCGCCGATCGCGGACCTGGCGCGGGCGGTGGAGCTGGACGTGTGCGGCGGGGCGATCGTCCAACTCCTGGGCGGCGACGAGCACTTCGCGGAGCGCAGGGCGAGCGCCGACCCGGCGGCCCTGCTCCCGACGGGCATCGCGACGGCCGTGGTCCAGGGCCGCACCGACCTGACGGTGCCGTACGAGGTCGCGGAGGCGTACGTGGACGCGGCGGCGAAGGCGGGCGAGACGGTGGGCCTGACCGTGCTGCCGGACGTGGGCCACTTCCCCCTGATCGACCCGGCGGCGGACGCGTGCGCGGTGGTGGCGGAGGAGATCGCCCAGCTGGCGTGGTGA